The DNA segment ATTTAAAGAAGGGAAAGGATAAAAAGGATGAAAAACCATTTTAAAATAATAACAAAAACTCTGATTATTGTAATCATTATCTTATGCATAGTAGGCTGCAAAAATGAATCAAAAATATCGGAACCTAATCCCCAAAACCATAAAACAAATACGGCATTTCCCATTACTTTGACAGATCAGATGGGAAGAGAGGTAACAATTGAAAAACTGCCTGAAAGAATAATATCGCTTGCACCAAGCAATACAGAAATATTATTTACTTTGGGCCTTGAAGATAGAATTGTGGGTGTTACTGATTTTTGTGATTATCCGGAGGCAGCAAAAAGCAAAGAAAAGATTGGCGGTTTTTCAGAGCCTAATATCGAGAAAATAATATCACTGCAACCAGATTTGATACTTGCTACCAGTATGCACCAGAAAGCTGTAGAAGAATTGGAGAAATTGAATGTTCCATCGGTAGTTCTTGACCCAAAAGACTTTGAAGATGTATTTACCAGTATAGAAATCATAGGGAAGGCCACAGGGGTAGATGATAAAGCAGCGGCTGTAGTTGGCGATTTGAAGGCAAGAGTGAAAGATATAGATGATAAGGTTGCAAAACTTACAGCTGAGAGACCGAAGGTTTATTATGAAATATGGCCGTCACCAATCACTACCGCGGGGCCTGGAACATTTGTCAATGATATAATACAAAGAGCTGGTGGCGAAAATATAGCAAAAGATGCAAAAAAAGCTTACCCGCAATACAGCCAGGAGATGATTGTAGCGAAAAATCCTGATATAATCATTTTCTCTCACCACGGTTCCAGTAATCAGTCTGCAGAAGATATACTCAATCGCCAAGGCTGGGAAAGCATTGAAGCAATAAAAAATAATAAAGTTTTTTATCTTGAAGAAAATTTAGTTCAAAGAGCTACTCCAAGGCTTGTAGATGGTTTGGAACAGCTTGCTGAAATGATGCACCCGGAGCTGTTTAAATAATGATTAAAACAGCAAACAGCATTTAAGGCTGTTGACACTATGCAACTTTGCCAGCTCTATTTATTTCAGGGGAGAGAATGTTGTGAACAACCACTCTTTAAAAAACACTAAACCCTATACAGTATTTATTTTTGTAGCAGCAGTAACAGTATTAGGAGCTATCTTTGCTTTGGGGATAGGGACCGTAAACATTCCGCCAAGTAAAGTTTTTAAGATAATTGCTAGTCGATTGCCATTCTTGGCAGGTAATATATCTAAAAATTGGACTTTTACTGATGAAACAATTATATTGCAACTTCGTCTTCCTAGAATCCTTTTGACTTTTCTGGTAGGGGCCGAACTTTCTGCGGCTGGTGTAATATATCAAGGTGTTTTCCGAAATCCCATGGCAGATCCTTATATTATAGGTGCTTCATCAGGAGCTTCATTAGGGGCTTCACTGGGCATATTGTTCTTTTCGGGCATGAAAATCCTTGGGATAGAGTCAATACCATTTTTTGCTTTTGTTGGTGCGGCAGGGACAATATTCTTAGTTTACAGTCTTGCCAGTGTCGGTGGCCGCACTTATTCTTTTACACTGTTGCTTTCCGGCGTAGCCGTAAGCAGTTTTATTTCTGCTATAGTTTCTTTCTTTATGTATTTTAGTAATGAAAAACTTCACCAGATATATTTTTGGCTAATGGGAAGCTTTTCTTCCCAAGGATGGAGCGAAGTTTACCTGAATTTCCCCTACGGTATTATTGGATTTGCTTTGGCATATTGGAACTTAAGAGAATTAAACATACTGCAGTTAGGTGAAGAAACCGCCTTTTTTACCGGTGTAGATACGGAAAGGGTCAAAAAAACGGCCTTAGCCTCTGCTTCGCTGCTTACGGCATCAGCAGTGGCCGTTAGTGGTGTAATAGGATTTGTAGGCCTGATTATTCCACATATAACCCGGGTTGTCATTGGACCGGATTATAGGCACTTATTCCCTCTTTCGGCTCTTGTAGGCGGTATGTACTTAATGTTGGCAGATACCTTATCCAGGGTTATAATAGCACCGACGGAGTTGCCGGTGGGGATATTAACAGCACTTTTTGGCGGACCATTTTTCATTTATTTGCTTTTTCAGAAGAAAAACAAGGATTATAGGATTTGAAAAAGATAAGGAGAAAAAAGATGAAATCTATTTTTATAACAGGAGGAGCCAGAAGTGGGAAAAGCAGATTTGCTGAAAAAGAGGCTTTAAAGAGAGGTAATAAAGTTATATATATAGCCACAGCTCAGGCTCTAGACGAAGAAATGGCTCATAGGATAAGTATTCATAAAAAACGAAGACCTGACAACTGGTTGACGGTTGAGGAACCTCGATACTTGTCCAAGGTGCTTGATGAAATAGGAACTGACGAAAAATATAATGGTTATGATACAATTTTAATCGACTGCATGGCTCTTTTGGTTTCAAACTGGCTTCCTTTGGAGAGGGTAGAGGATACAAAGTCTTGGGATAGGCTTAGAGCTGACCTTTTAGATGAAATCAAAGCCATGATTAAAAATATGAGGGTAATACGGAAAAATATTATTATTGTATCCAACGAAGTCGGTCTTGGTTTGGTGCCTGAATATCCGTTAGGCAGATTATACAGAGATTTGCTTGGGGAAGTAAATCAAATAGTGGCGGCTGCAGTAGATGAAGCAGTGTTTATGGTTTCCGGATTACCGATAAAATTGAAATAGGGATTTGTAAAGGGGTGAAACGTTTGTGGGGTAAAGCTATATGCCCTGCCAGCTGTGGGGAAATCGTAGAGGGAACAATAGATGAACGTGATTTTTTAGTAACTTGCCCCATAGCGCTTTATACAGAGGTATCGGTTCACTTGGATAGAAATATGATTAAACATATTGATTGCAGCGAGCTTGAACATACTAAAGCAATTCAAGCCGTGGAAAAAACTCTGACATATTTTGGGATTAAAAAGTTAAAAGCCGAAATATTGATAAATACCGATATACCTTGTGGGGTAGGACTTTCATCAAGCACAGCGGATATTACGGCTGCCTGCATTGCAACGGCTCAAGCTTTGGGCAAGAGTATATCCGATGATGTCATAGCCAATATAGCACTTTCTATTGAGCCCAGTGATGGAATAATGTACCCGGGTGTAATGATGTTTGACCATATACATGGGACAGTTAGGAAAAGATTGGGTCATATGCCGGAAATGGATGTATATATAATTGATACTGGAGAACAGGTGGATACCCAGCAATTTAACAATATAAAAGATTTAAAACAAAAAAACAAGCAGAAAGAACCGATGGTCAAGCAGGCTCTGGAACTTACTTTTAAAGCTTTTGAAGAAGGCAATCTAAAGCTTTTGGGAGAGGCTATGAAAATTAGTGCTTTTGCTCACCAGTCAATACTCTTTAAGCCCCATTTATCTGATATTGTTCAGCTTGGAGACAGATATGGTGCAATTGGAGTTAATATAGCACACAGCGGATCTATTGTAGGCATTTTTTTTGAAAAAGGTTATATTATATGCCGAGATTTTTGGAAAGAAATAGGCGATATAATGCTTAAATATAATCAAACATATCGAATCATACGAACTTGCACGGATAACAATGGACCTAGAATTAGTGAAAATTGTTCCAGTGCTTAACAACTTAGTTTTAGGAGAGAAGAAAATGCAGGGAAAACCGATACACGGAGGAAATGTATATAAGGCAGCGAAGGAACTTAATATACCTTATGAGCAGATACTGGACTTTAGCGCCAATATCAACCCGTTGGGGTTTGCACCAATAGTGGAAGAAATTATTATGGAGCATATAAAGGATATCATATATTATCCGGATGTAGAGCAAAATGAATTAAAGGAAGCAGCAGCGAGCTACTATAATACCAGCCCCAAAAATCTGATGCCCGGCAATGGCTCCGTGGAACTTATAAATATAATTCTTGAAGCCTTAAGACCATCTAAAACAATAATTCCTTCACCTACCTTTTCAGAATATGCCCTATCGTGTGAAAGCAGAAATATTGAAACGGTATTTGTAAATATGAGAACAAATGACTTCAGGTTTGACCTAGAATTATTTGATAATATAAAAGGCAAGATAACCCAAAATTCCTTGTTTATTATATGCAATCCTAATAATCCCACAGGCAAACTCGTTCGAAAAGAAGATTTAGCGATAATACTGAGGGAATTACAAAATAAAAAATCTTACCTTATGCTTGATGAGGCTTTTATGGATTTTGTCGATAAAGATGAGAGTATGGTAAGTTATATTGAAGAACATGATAACTTAATTATCCTAAAATCTGTCACTAAGTTCTTTGCATTGGCCGGTCTGCGTTTAGGTTTTGTATTAGCAAATCAAAAACTTATAAAAAGATTTTATGATTTAAAAGATCCATGGAATATTAATACTTTTGCAGGATTTGTGGGAAGCAAAGTAATGAGCGATAAACCATACATAGATAGGACCCGCCAATATATTTTGCTAGAAAAAAGAAGGCTTTGGGGAAATTTAAAAGACATACCAGGCCTTGAACCATTATTTCCTGAAGCAAACTTTGTTTTTGTTAAAATAACCAAAGATGAAAAAATATCCACATTAGCTGAAAAACTTAAGAAAAAAGGGATTTTAATACGTGACTGCTCAAATTACATGTTTCTAGATGACAGTTTTTTCAGGGTGGCGGTAAAAAGCCGAGAAGATAACGATGTTCTTATTTCAGCATTGAAAGAAATAATGAATCCGTAAATTAAGAAGGGTAATTCATGAGTATGAGTATAATTATTTTATTAGCATTTTTATTGGATATGATTCTTGGTGATCCGGTAAGGCCGACACATCCGGTAGTAATAATAGGAAAACTAATAGATAGTTTTGAAAAAAACCTTAGAAAATTGTTTAAGACTTCAAGAGGTCTGAAAACTGCAGGAGTAATCCTCTGGTTTGCTACTGTTTTGTTGGTATATATAGCAACTTACTGTATAATTAAAACAACCTACAAATTTAATCCATGGTTTGGGTATGTGACTAACATATGGCTTATATATACCACTTTATCCGTTCGCAACTTAGCAGACGAGGCTATGGGCATATACCATGAAATAAGGAAAAGCAATATAGGCAGTGCCCGTAAACGTCTTTCATTCATAGTTGGCAGAGATACAGCCGATATGCCTGTAAATGAAATATGTCGTGCAACCATTGAGACAGTGGCAGAAAATACAATAGATGGGATTATATCTCCATTGCTATATGCATTTATTGGAGGAGCACCTTTGGCTATGGCTTATAAAGCTGTAAACACGCTAGATTCCATGGTTGGATATAAGAATGAAAAATATGAATTCTTAGGATGGTTTTCGGCCCATATGGATGATTTAGCAAACTTTATCCCCGCCAGAATAGGTGGTATTTTAATGCTGATGGCCGCAACTGTGATAAGGCTCGATATTAAGAGGGGAATAAAAACTGTTCTTGCAGATGCAAAAAAACATAAAAGTCCTAACAGCGGTATTCCTGAAGCCATAACTGCAGGAGTGCTCGGAATTCGTCTCGGTGGATGGAATTCCTAT comes from the Tepidanaerobacter acetatoxydans Re1 genome and includes:
- a CDS encoding ABC transporter substrate-binding protein; its protein translation is MKNHFKIITKTLIIVIIILCIVGCKNESKISEPNPQNHKTNTAFPITLTDQMGREVTIEKLPERIISLAPSNTEILFTLGLEDRIVGVTDFCDYPEAAKSKEKIGGFSEPNIEKIISLQPDLILATSMHQKAVEELEKLNVPSVVLDPKDFEDVFTSIEIIGKATGVDDKAAAVVGDLKARVKDIDDKVAKLTAERPKVYYEIWPSPITTAGPGTFVNDIIQRAGGENIAKDAKKAYPQYSQEMIVAKNPDIIIFSHHGSSNQSAEDILNRQGWESIEAIKNNKVFYLEENLVQRATPRLVDGLEQLAEMMHPELFK
- a CDS encoding FecCD family ABC transporter permease encodes the protein MNNHSLKNTKPYTVFIFVAAVTVLGAIFALGIGTVNIPPSKVFKIIASRLPFLAGNISKNWTFTDETIILQLRLPRILLTFLVGAELSAAGVIYQGVFRNPMADPYIIGASSGASLGASLGILFFSGMKILGIESIPFFAFVGAAGTIFLVYSLASVGGRTYSFTLLLSGVAVSSFISAIVSFFMYFSNEKLHQIYFWLMGSFSSQGWSEVYLNFPYGIIGFALAYWNLRELNILQLGEETAFFTGVDTERVKKTALASASLLTASAVAVSGVIGFVGLIIPHITRVVIGPDYRHLFPLSALVGGMYLMLADTLSRVIIAPTELPVGILTALFGGPFFIYLLFQKKNKDYRI
- the cobU gene encoding bifunctional adenosylcobinamide kinase/adenosylcobinamide-phosphate guanylyltransferase; translated protein: MKSIFITGGARSGKSRFAEKEALKRGNKVIYIATAQALDEEMAHRISIHKKRRPDNWLTVEEPRYLSKVLDEIGTDEKYNGYDTILIDCMALLVSNWLPLERVEDTKSWDRLRADLLDEIKAMIKNMRVIRKNIIIVSNEVGLGLVPEYPLGRLYRDLLGEVNQIVAAAVDEAVFMVSGLPIKLK
- a CDS encoding GHMP kinase, coding for MKRLWGKAICPASCGEIVEGTIDERDFLVTCPIALYTEVSVHLDRNMIKHIDCSELEHTKAIQAVEKTLTYFGIKKLKAEILINTDIPCGVGLSSSTADITAACIATAQALGKSISDDVIANIALSIEPSDGIMYPGVMMFDHIHGTVRKRLGHMPEMDVYIIDTGEQVDTQQFNNIKDLKQKNKQKEPMVKQALELTFKAFEEGNLKLLGEAMKISAFAHQSILFKPHLSDIVQLGDRYGAIGVNIAHSGSIVGIFFEKGYIICRDFWKEIGDIMLKYNQTYRIIRTCTDNNGPRISENCSSA
- the cobD gene encoding threonine-phosphate decarboxylase CobD, coding for MQGKPIHGGNVYKAAKELNIPYEQILDFSANINPLGFAPIVEEIIMEHIKDIIYYPDVEQNELKEAAASYYNTSPKNLMPGNGSVELINIILEALRPSKTIIPSPTFSEYALSCESRNIETVFVNMRTNDFRFDLELFDNIKGKITQNSLFIICNPNNPTGKLVRKEDLAIILRELQNKKSYLMLDEAFMDFVDKDESMVSYIEEHDNLIILKSVTKFFALAGLRLGFVLANQKLIKRFYDLKDPWNINTFAGFVGSKVMSDKPYIDRTRQYILLEKRRLWGNLKDIPGLEPLFPEANFVFVKITKDEKISTLAEKLKKKGILIRDCSNYMFLDDSFFRVAVKSREDNDVLISALKEIMNP
- the cbiB gene encoding adenosylcobinamide-phosphate synthase CbiB gives rise to the protein MSMSIIILLAFLLDMILGDPVRPTHPVVIIGKLIDSFEKNLRKLFKTSRGLKTAGVILWFATVLLVYIATYCIIKTTYKFNPWFGYVTNIWLIYTTLSVRNLADEAMGIYHEIRKSNIGSARKRLSFIVGRDTADMPVNEICRATIETVAENTIDGIISPLLYAFIGGAPLAMAYKAVNTLDSMVGYKNEKYEFLGWFSAHMDDLANFIPARIGGILMLMAATVIRLDIKRGIKTVLADAKKHKSPNSGIPEAITAGVLGIRLGGWNSYGGEMSFREYMGEKLREIEAEDIKTTVKLSFITAIIALIIGEIILDII